ttgttttaatgaaacttaaagTTAAAAGGAAATCTTGTAACCACGTCGATAATACTAACACCCACTTTAATAATGATCGAAATTTGATCACTTTCTATGCTCATAAATGATAATGATCTTTATTTATCAACCTTTTGCACTCGAGCTCACGGAAATAGTATATGATAATAGACAATGAATCTCCGTTGGTTAAAAATTAGCTATCTATTATGAATGATTAGAAAAAATAACGCAAATATCCAgttatattcaattataattGTAATTAGTATTGcatttaaactgttttactaaattttaaaatctatattttatttaaagtgagcACATTAACAACATTTGTCGGTATAACTGGTGCttattttgtaatgtttgtttttcaatttaagtatttgatttgtattattttagtcATTTCCGGTGTATATTATCATCATTGCTTCCATTAAGATCATTCGGAGCATTAGTTGTACACAAAAAGATCGAAATCACAATTATGTACATATCATCTTTTATGGTGCGGGATGTACTATactaattttagtttttatctcTCTTGGGTGTattgcatttttaaaattaatgtcaGAATTTTAGTTTTTGTATGGTAAGGTTATATAGTTTCACAAaaagaaacttttttaaattacttaatGCAAAGACAAATTCAAACACGAAGAGACTAAGCGACTTCATACATGTAGTAAAGTGTTATACTAAGaaaacctgataaaaaaaacaaatacggaTCTTCTGATATTTCAAAGAGTTGACAATTACATGTATTCCTATagaaaatttactgaaaaatataaaataaatgacaaaagtGTTCGAAGATAATTGTATTATATCACACACACAAAATGTGTTATTACTATGTCTTAACACATCATGTGTAACTATATCATTCTTATGAATATAACAAACTATTTGGTTTATATAAACAACGACTAACCAGGGGATGTGCAGTTTTAACACAATAAATTgtgttaaatcaaaacataacaGTATCTCGTTCTGAGAAAACCTTACAAATAGTTCATTTCTAATCAATTTGCTTCACCTTACTTTTTATCAACGATTTCAACTCTCGTTTATCTAATTATTTTCTAGTGTCTGTCTtctaaaagtatatagaaatttAACAATAAGAACCATTGGGTACTTTATTATGCTCCAGCTAAGGGTATATCATGTGTCGAtctgtgtgtccgttcgtccgtttgttcttccgttcgtttgtttgttcgtccgtctgtcccgcttcaggttaaaagtTTTGGTGAAAgtttttgtcaaggtagtttttgatgaagttgacgtccaatcaacttgaaaattaGTACACATGCATGTTCACTATAATATTATCTCCATACTTTTAATGCtaaattatagttttataattaACCCCAATGTccacaaaacatagaaaatgatagtgcgagtggagCATCCGTGTACAGTGGAACAATCTTGTTTacagatatagaaagatgtggtatgagttctaatgagacaactctccatccatgtcacaatttataaaagtaaaccattataggtcaaggtacggtcttcaacacggagctttggctcacaccgaacagcaagttatgaATGGCTACCaaaatactagtgttaaacaattcaaactctaaaaccaatggtctaaaaaaaaaaaaaaatttattccATATGCTATCATCGAGGTGTTCCTCTGATATAATGAACTTAGTACTATTTTtcatcttacctcctatacatttctagaaaTATGATTAATTAAAAGCGTCCTTGTGGAAAccgtgtatatttgatataaggTTAGTAGGGAGGAGGGGCTTATTTCCAACACAGTTAGTAGTGGcgttacgtccctttatattcGATAATAGGTTaaagggaggcggggcttatttcataaccggttagtagtggtgttgctcccctttataaaaacaaatcggtactgagaaaaaaatctaaaaggtTTTAACAGACAAAGAAATTGATTATTAAGAtggaaataaattcattaaacatatttaaacctaacaagttgttattgttggcatCTGTTTTTGTAGGATCAATGGAAGTAGCTAGTTTCTTAATTCTAACAGTATCGAagacttgctcattttgataggTCACTAGTCTAAATTTCACATGTTAAGATattcggtaagataaattcgttataaagtgtgctagtgacgtaatacggtatatatggggtcagtaaattccatatggggaaTTGAATTTACTAACCCCATATttaccgtattaggtcactagcatactatgtaactaatattatattgcaaatgGCGTGATTTAGATGTGGATCAAATAATTTCTAATTGCATCAATAATTCAGGGTCTACAGGGAGTGCTACTAGCGTTAAcgcatattaaacaaatttatcgATACAAATATAGTTATATTCGATTGTCTCTGACTTGGTTTAATACTTCAATACTTAGCATGAAACctttgaattaagaaaataacatCGATTCCATGAACTTAAACGTACACGTCTCTTtcactattttaaaaagactCAATATTTACTATAggacaattactgaaaaaatctATTATATTGCCTATAGAAGAGCACATGGCATGTCTATTGTCAGTCGAACACAACGTGATTTGCCAGTCTCTTGCTTCTGAAATGCATATTATCGTAATTTATTATCAAGTACCTTTTCATATTTGAAGGGAAGTAAAACACAGAAGGCAGACTAAAAAACTAGCTAaccatataaaaacaaacaaatttagttaaagtaaaacaaaatatgcataTCAATTATAAGATTTCTAATATCTAACAATTCGAAGGtcttgttataaaatatttgttaaacttCATTGTACAGTCTTGTGTCTTTCCTGAAAAGTCTGAGTCATATTCAGTGCTGTTATCGACTCAACTTTAGTAAATACTTTGGTATGTTCTTGGTCCTTCTTTTCTTCAGCGATTTCTACATTAGCTATCCCGTACAAagttacaaatgtatcaacAAAAATTGGAATAATCATTGACATCATGAATATTCCACAAAGTGCACACACACAGCACGTCACCTTTCCCAGAAATGTTTTAGGAGACAAATCTCCGTAACCCACCGTTGTCAAGGTGACCAGTCCTAGCCACCACCCTTGTGGAATACTATCTATATTGTCTCGATCTTCTGTTAGGTATATAATGTttgcaaaaatcaaaagaaaggcGCAAATATGGAATAACATTATTAGTAGATCTTTAGCATTTCGTCttattgaaaattttaccaCTTGAACGTAAGTGAAATGTTGGCAATATTTCAAAAGGCGAAAAACTCTCAGAAACttgataaaatcaataaaactagTCAGTTCGGAAGAAAACTTATATGATGACTGTAAGTTCCATAGAACGATATCGACAAATGTTCCGAGTAGAACAATGGTATCGATAATGTTCAAAACGTTTTTATAATACTGAAAAACACTTTGACAAACGATAAGTCTCAAAATGAGTTCTAAAGTGAAGAAGACAGTTGCTGTGTAATCTATCTGGTAGAAAATGTCTAATTTGAGCGAAACTTTTGAAGGCTCAATTTTTATTGCTCCTTGTTTTTTCGTTTTAACCGGATCTTGTGATGATGTTTGTATTGATGGAAGTTCAGTAGTATTGTCATCTTGATCATAATACTCATACTCATAGTCGTAGTAGTAGTAATAGAATTCGTCTCCAGATTCAGATACCTGTAGTTTATTACAGTCGTGCTGCTCTAAAAAATTAAGTATCGCTGGGTTTGTTCTATCTTTTGCTAAGCTGTATTCGTAGTATTCACAGGTAGTAAGTGGACGACGGTATCTTGGCAACGAACTGAGCGCAAGTGTTAATACAGACAGCAAAACGAACAAAATACCGATGAGCAAAACTAGCTGAAATGGAAAGAAAAACAACTCTAAGGCCATTACTTTCATAAAAATCTTTGTTgacgaaatttataaaatttatcagTGTCTGATCTACAAACTAGCAGCACatattgatatatgatataACTCTACTCGAAAATAAATCggattcataattatttgtttgtatatcaTTCCTAATTGGTCGTCTCAGTGTCTATATAACCATGTTCAGCTCTAAATGAAATTGCTTATCGGTCATCCCACTGTCTTTATCACCCTGCACAgctcttaataaaattgaatgtATGAAACACAATATGAAGGTGTTTTGATTTCGATCGCtgcgctcactcgacaaaaagcttcatattgtGACTCGcaactgatattttacaaaatcaatatacATACAACCTGATAATTGTTACATCTTTAAGTCTCATTACCGTTTCAATATAACCAAACGTTCATTCAATTTCAAAACCCAAACTATAATTGCAATGATATCACTTAAAGGAGtgtaacaataaataaattttgttcgTCCGTTGCGCTTGTCTGGATGTATCTCTTTCAAGAAgttcaaacataaatatttacacCAAAATACTGTAAATATACAGAAACGTTAGGGGCGATAGAAGcgataaaaaaagaacataaaactaacaaccaaatttttctttctttgcgTTTGTCTGATAGACTGATAAATAGGTCTTAAATATTATCTGAGCGTAGATATCAAACTGGGGACTGCAATCGCCAGTCTTATTTGTCTGAGAGAGTTGAACCAATAGTTTCTAAATAGTTTCTTAGTTACCAAACGAAATTGTttagaataataaatatattattgacCATGACGTTGTTGGAAAAAAGAACATGTGTTA
Above is a window of Mytilus trossulus isolate FHL-02 chromosome 4, PNRI_Mtr1.1.1.hap1, whole genome shotgun sequence DNA encoding:
- the LOC134713964 gene encoding potassium voltage-gated channel protein Shab-like; this encodes MMSASRVRLNMSGTSFQITQKLLEAHPHTTLGKLIVNADLSKSEEFYFDRPATPFESILTFYQTGRLHLPQNICPNVFKEELEYWKIDYKQLDRCCLLNYVQFLDSNNTKIDFQNAIAPETTCLTTPLSTRNRIWRILDYKDTSWIAKLVLLIGILFVLLSVLTLALSSLPRYRRPLTTCEYYEYSLAKDRTNPAILNFLEQHDCNKLQVSESGDEFYYYYYDYEYEYYDQDDNTTELPSIQTSSQDPVKTKKQGAIKIEPSKVSLKLDIFYQIDYTATVFFTLELILRLIVCQSVFQYYKNVLNIIDTIVLLGTFVDIVLWNLQSSYKFSSELTSFIDFIKFLRVFRLLKYCQHFTYVQVVKFSIRRNAKDLLIMLFHICAFLLIFANIIYLTEDRDNIDSIPQGWWLGLVTLTTVGYGDLSPKTFLGKVTCCVCALCGIFMMSMIIPIFVDTFVTLYGIANVEIAEEKKDQEHTKVFTKVESITALNMTQTFQERHKTVQ